The following proteins are encoded in a genomic region of Planctomycetota bacterium:
- a CDS encoding N-6 DNA methylase, which translates to MNHLNQFKSYVRNTETLLLDSFRNLNKTHNKQVFAALNGEPSRELRRLVNLNTQKSSGIFFTGKELAKQTCKIPFNNYSNKLTILDPACGAGDLLVAYAARLPLGNDLKTTLTNWGKQIRGYDIYPELVHLTKIRLALLAILRGLPVNKENPCLLSNTFPFIQTGNFLSITNEPKEKKHILINPPFTMMKAPNGCTWACGKVSTAAVFIEKCLTSNPSGSHISAILPDVLRTGSRYEKWRKLISSLAKITKIEVVGQFDKLTDIDVFILHLTVKKDKGNKRKGFWALPRIKSKKRVKDLFDVNVGAVVPHRDIKKGLKCRYIFARELPKDGIVKRFKNYRKFSGKLFSPPFVVIRRTSRPDEKKRIISTIIAGKKKVAAENHLIVLTPYNKLLSECKKLTNSLKCDKTTKWLDKRIRCRHLTVTALKELPLWNGYYKY; encoded by the coding sequence ATGAATCACCTTAATCAATTTAAAAGTTATGTTAGAAACACAGAAACATTACTTCTTGATTCCTTTCGTAATCTAAATAAAACACATAACAAACAAGTTTTTGCCGCTCTAAATGGGGAACCCAGTAGAGAGTTACGTCGTTTAGTTAATTTAAATACTCAAAAATCATCAGGCATATTTTTTACCGGTAAGGAACTAGCAAAACAAACATGTAAAATCCCTTTCAATAATTATTCTAATAAATTGACGATACTTGACCCCGCATGCGGTGCCGGAGATTTACTTGTAGCATATGCGGCAAGATTACCCTTGGGCAACGACCTTAAAACTACTTTAACAAATTGGGGGAAACAGATTAGAGGCTATGATATTTACCCTGAACTTGTCCATCTAACAAAGATTCGACTTGCATTATTGGCAATTTTGCGCGGGCTTCCTGTAAATAAAGAAAATCCTTGTTTGTTATCTAATACATTTCCTTTTATTCAAACTGGTAATTTTCTTTCAATAACTAATGAACCCAAAGAAAAGAAGCATATCTTAATTAATCCTCCCTTTACAATGATGAAGGCACCAAATGGATGTACTTGGGCATGCGGAAAGGTTTCAACTGCAGCGGTTTTTATTGAAAAATGTCTCACTTCTAACCCTTCAGGAAGTCATATTTCTGCAATATTACCAGATGTTTTAAGGACTGGCTCACGATATGAAAAATGGAGAAAACTAATTTCTTCGCTGGCAAAAATAACTAAGATAGAAGTTGTGGGGCAATTCGATAAATTGACCGATATTGATGTCTTTATATTGCATTTAACTGTGAAGAAAGATAAAGGAAATAAAAGAAAAGGTTTTTGGGCTTTGCCGAGAATTAAATCTAAAAAACGGGTTAAGGATTTATTTGATGTTAATGTCGGAGCTGTTGTCCCACATAGAGACATTAAAAAGGGTTTAAAATGCAGATATATTTTTGCTCGCGAATTACCTAAAGACGGAATTGTTAAAAGATTTAAAAACTATCGTAAATTCTCCGGAAAACTTTTCTCTCCTCCATTTGTTGTTATTCGCAGAACATCTAGACCGGACGAAAAAAAGCGCATTATATCAACAATAATTGCCGGTAAAAAGAAGGTTGCGGCTGAGAATCATTTAATAGTACTGACTCCATATAATAAATTACTTAGTGAGTGTAAGAAGTTAACTAACAGTCTAAAATGCGATAAAACCACAAAATGGTTAGATAAAAGAATAAGGTGTCGACATCTTACAGTTACTGCATTGAAAGAATTACCGCTTTGGAATGGTTATTATAAATACTAA
- a CDS encoding ABC transporter ATP-binding protein — MIEFIDVHKSFGKHDVLAGINFRIERGETFAIIGRSGCGKSVTLKHMVGLLAPDKGTVIVDGIDVPSADPETMDKIRLKFGFLFQSGALLNSLNVADNIALPLREHKLIPEAEVPARVNEALSMLGLKQLEKVMPAELSGGMKKRVALARAIIAKPEIILYDEPTTGLDPIMSNIINDLIIQMKKALNVTSIVVTHDMKSTFKVADRIALLYEGKIFRSGTPKEFQASTDPYIKQFVDGASEGPFKDEDEEKLKKIVT; from the coding sequence ATGATAGAATTCATTGACGTTCATAAATCATTCGGCAAACACGACGTCCTTGCCGGGATAAATTTCCGCATCGAGCGGGGCGAGACCTTTGCCATTATCGGCCGGAGCGGTTGCGGCAAAAGCGTTACCTTAAAACACATGGTCGGCCTTTTGGCTCCGGATAAAGGCACCGTGATTGTAGACGGGATAGATGTGCCAAGCGCGGATCCGGAAACCATGGATAAAATACGCCTGAAATTCGGATTTCTCTTCCAATCCGGGGCGCTTCTTAACTCTTTGAACGTGGCAGATAATATTGCCCTGCCTTTAAGGGAGCATAAGCTGATACCGGAGGCTGAGGTGCCGGCGAGGGTAAACGAGGCGCTCAGCATGCTGGGGCTGAAACAGCTGGAAAAGGTGATGCCGGCGGAGCTTTCCGGCGGTATGAAAAAAAGGGTCGCCCTGGCACGCGCCATTATCGCCAAACCGGAAATAATACTTTATGATGAGCCCACTACCGGGCTTGACCCGATTATGTCTAATATTATTAACGACCTGATTATCCAGATGAAAAAAGCCTTAAACGTCACCTCCATAGTGGTAACCCATGATATGAAAAGCACCTTTAAGGTTGCCGACCGGATAGCCCTTTTATACGAAGGCAAGATATTCCGTTCCGGCACGCCGAAGGAATTCCAGGCAAGCACCGACCCCTATATTAAGCAGTTTGTGGATGGGGCGAGCGAAGGCCCCTTTAAGGATGAGGACGAAGAAAAGCTCAAGAAAATCGTTACATGA
- a CDS encoding ATP-binding protein, which yields MEKFKFTVDSALLSELGEKLVEFPHIALVELVKNAYDADATRVDIKFIEQKTGAPEIHIIDNGHGMTLDDVKNYWMRIATTNKIKNNYSPLYGRPKTGEKGIGRFACRRLGLHLKLITIAKSTGNNYERTEVEFLWDHFKAGKEVTEIECPGKNEKIKDAQTGTTLIISKGQKNEWQKRGYDFAKRQFCLLAINRGEKRKGFAEDPGFNIFMTFPQMEGTTEAIDMRQQVISGGWGVLKGHVDSKGNATYTLDALDIGERTFKSSEEYTNLKDVTMEIGIIPGSRKDQYKDPKLLKEEYKNSNLLKDWVVKNFLDDWGGVQVRFKGFRVYPYGDDDWLDIDRDRALSKGASESKELEKVVYTFNNVVLPSRYLLSLLSMRSYVGSVNIGEGATGFEMKASREKFVDSKATEELKNFVRYGIDWATILRDYYKRLKETSSSEKAAEKLGEVIGKKVGPEKVVEAATAYLKQQVDSISNLLPKNKREELEKSIPAITNSILKYDKLKTGELHHLRLVASTSTLLNIFAHDVKLFTGSLSSSRVKLKDLEDRVSAKDKEFIKEIRNGLNDSKKRFNDLLEMTALIGTENISTPPQQLALFDRIESAERCFKPILDEYHIKINYDQVPKNLLVGPMLEGELYAILLNTLSNSIKAVIAEGQNKIIEIAATMVEKKAKLNIRDSGIGLDENHFDDVFIPFIADPTNKLYKELEKKINPRDKYIVGMGSGLGLSIVKDIVKLRKGEIRFVKPTGNWKTDLEVILP from the coding sequence ATGGAGAAATTTAAGTTTACAGTTGATAGTGCTTTGCTCAGTGAATTGGGGGAAAAATTAGTCGAATTTCCTCACATTGCTTTGGTTGAATTAGTTAAAAATGCTTATGACGCCGATGCAACACGGGTAGATATAAAGTTTATTGAGCAAAAAACAGGTGCCCCAGAAATCCATATTATCGATAATGGACATGGCATGACATTAGATGATGTTAAAAATTATTGGATGAGGATTGCCACAACAAATAAAATCAAGAATAATTATTCTCCATTATATGGTCGTCCTAAGACAGGAGAGAAAGGTATTGGACGATTTGCTTGTCGACGGTTAGGATTGCATTTAAAGCTTATTACAATTGCAAAATCAACTGGGAATAACTATGAAAGGACAGAGGTTGAATTTCTGTGGGACCATTTTAAAGCCGGGAAAGAAGTTACAGAGATAGAATGCCCGGGGAAAAATGAAAAAATAAAAGATGCGCAAACAGGAACCACTTTAATTATCAGTAAGGGGCAAAAAAATGAGTGGCAAAAAAGAGGTTATGACTTTGCAAAAAGACAATTCTGTTTGCTTGCTATTAATAGAGGCGAAAAAAGGAAAGGGTTTGCAGAAGACCCAGGCTTTAATATTTTTATGACTTTTCCACAAATGGAAGGTACAACAGAAGCGATTGATATGCGTCAACAAGTTATTTCAGGTGGTTGGGGGGTGCTTAAAGGACATGTTGATAGTAAAGGTAACGCAACTTATACCCTAGATGCATTAGATATTGGGGAAAGAACTTTTAAGAGCTCTGAGGAATACACAAACCTAAAAGACGTCACAATGGAAATAGGAATAATTCCCGGTAGTAGAAAAGACCAATATAAAGACCCAAAACTATTAAAAGAAGAATACAAAAATTCAAATTTGCTAAAAGATTGGGTAGTTAAAAACTTCTTAGATGATTGGGGTGGTGTTCAGGTTCGTTTCAAAGGATTTAGGGTTTATCCCTATGGAGATGATGATTGGCTGGATATTGATAGGGATAGAGCACTAAGCAAAGGAGCGTCAGAATCCAAGGAGCTTGAAAAGGTTGTATACACCTTCAATAATGTAGTACTTCCTAGCCGTTATTTACTTAGTTTGCTTTCGATGCGTAGTTATGTTGGTTCGGTTAATATTGGTGAAGGTGCGACCGGATTTGAGATGAAAGCCAGCCGAGAAAAATTTGTAGATTCAAAAGCAACTGAAGAATTAAAGAATTTCGTACGGTATGGTATTGATTGGGCAACTATTCTCAGGGATTATTACAAAAGATTAAAAGAAACGAGTAGTTCAGAAAAAGCTGCTGAAAAACTAGGTGAAGTAATCGGCAAAAAAGTAGGCCCGGAAAAAGTTGTTGAGGCCGCTACCGCCTATCTAAAACAACAAGTTGATAGCATATCCAATCTATTACCAAAGAATAAGAGAGAAGAATTAGAAAAATCCATTCCAGCGATAACGAATTCTATTTTAAAATATGACAAATTGAAAACTGGTGAATTACATCACTTAAGATTAGTGGCCTCAACTTCTACACTGCTAAATATTTTTGCTCATGATGTAAAATTATTCACTGGTTCATTAAGTTCCAGTCGCGTAAAATTAAAAGATCTCGAAGATAGAGTTTCTGCCAAGGACAAAGAATTCATTAAAGAAATACGTAATGGTTTAAATGATTCTAAAAAAAGATTTAATGATCTTTTAGAAATGACAGCTCTTATTGGCACGGAAAATATATCCACACCGCCTCAGCAATTAGCACTGTTTGATAGAATCGAATCAGCCGAAAGATGCTTTAAACCAATATTAGATGAATATCATATTAAAATTAATTATGATCAAGTCCCCAAAAATTTATTGGTCGGTCCAATGTTGGAAGGGGAATTATATGCGATTCTTCTTAATACTCTTTCTAATTCAATTAAGGCTGTGATAGCTGAGGGACAAAACAAAATAATTGAAATTGCGGCTACAATGGTCGAGAAAAAAGCTAAACTAAATATTCGTGACAGTGGAATTGGATTAGATGAAAATCATTTTGATGATGTTTTTATTCCTTTTATTGCTGATCCTACAAATAAGCTATACAAGGAATTAGAGAAAAAAATTAATCCCAGGGATAAATATATTGTGGGGATGGGAAGTGGTTTAGGATTAAGTATCGTTAAAGATATCGTAAAATTACGTAAGGGGGAAATCAGATTTGTGAAACCAACAGGTAACTGGAAAACCGATTTGGAGGTTATTTTACCATGA
- a CDS encoding SIR2 family protein encodes MNSSFHTICIGEDIQSYDSLVKETSAEFQKRNVLLFTGAGISTGEPSSLPLAVELIKPLVSEFKKATQLFPELNKIDSKDKNLAFATLEEARLERLLDALYRVYKEPALDYISVLNGDECNTNHNAIAALAKNNFLPVCITLNFDLLIEKAVGSCEIECPLSTPSKIPFGTSNPILRVIKPHGTFTEGDDPYKYLAATLSDIGSEPAYNTIRVISDAIDKSSVLLVAGYSDDDWDIFPILVKKTSSAKRLKKIIWVQYISPKTIERRKAGLDEISERVYNWLSNSNIEAVILIGDIRQFLIDTLESLSITISQPKGGVKKHPDIAPFKADNDPNNAQSIKTALALAYIIHQTGEYSEKLLWLLHNNSIIKNTPHLLWQVEDLLGHMYHTYGKLERAIRHTKQTISAKQHPEVELSVAKDIVWLGYEYLCLSKRPNPLRPLRLIKIPYCIFKGMYLLKKGISLAKTNEERKSLKGLAAYYRVDLLHSWGNILMLFGCYTVRIFAFYFRWIESLYSDIDKNFDVMKTAYYWLRHLETKLLGRKFIDKKELKEIKDRLDELQIQNDLVQNNPQSGNTRAYRALLYYLIDHNMGKAKEEINGSDKEWRKKCKGIASGWRRTVLFKRFIGLKKPTFLDALWLFLKEADAT; translated from the coding sequence ATGAATTCATCATTTCATACAATCTGTATAGGTGAAGATATACAATCATATGATAGTTTGGTTAAGGAAACTTCCGCTGAGTTTCAAAAACGTAATGTGCTTCTTTTTACCGGTGCTGGCATTTCCACAGGAGAACCTTCGTCTCTTCCACTAGCAGTTGAACTTATTAAACCATTGGTTTCAGAATTTAAGAAAGCAACTCAATTATTTCCCGAATTAAATAAAATCGACTCAAAAGATAAAAATCTGGCGTTCGCCACGCTTGAAGAAGCCAGATTGGAACGTCTTCTTGACGCACTCTACCGTGTTTATAAAGAACCGGCTTTAGATTACATTTCTGTTCTAAATGGCGACGAATGCAATACCAATCATAATGCAATTGCCGCATTGGCAAAAAATAATTTCCTACCCGTTTGCATAACCCTTAATTTTGATTTGCTAATTGAAAAAGCAGTGGGGTCTTGTGAAATTGAATGTCCATTATCGACCCCCTCAAAAATTCCTTTTGGCACATCGAACCCTATTCTTAGAGTAATAAAACCGCATGGCACTTTTACTGAAGGCGATGACCCATATAAATATCTTGCGGCAACATTGTCGGATATCGGTTCCGAACCGGCATATAATACCATTAGGGTAATTTCGGATGCAATCGATAAATCCAGTGTCTTGCTGGTAGCCGGTTATAGCGATGATGATTGGGATATTTTCCCTATTCTCGTAAAAAAAACTAGTTCTGCTAAGAGACTAAAGAAAATAATATGGGTTCAATATATCAGTCCTAAAACTATTGAACGACGAAAAGCAGGACTAGATGAAATTTCAGAGAGAGTTTATAATTGGCTTAGTAATTCAAATATAGAAGCTGTTATTCTTATTGGAGACATTAGGCAATTTCTTATTGATACACTTGAATCTTTATCTATTACGATATCACAGCCTAAGGGTGGAGTGAAAAAACACCCAGATATCGCACCATTCAAAGCCGATAATGATCCGAATAATGCTCAATCAATAAAAACCGCATTAGCACTGGCTTATATTATTCATCAAACAGGAGAATATAGTGAAAAACTTCTTTGGTTGTTGCATAATAACTCAATAATAAAAAACACACCTCATTTATTATGGCAGGTTGAAGATTTGCTTGGGCATATGTACCATACTTATGGCAAGTTAGAGAGAGCTATTCGTCATACAAAACAAACTATATCAGCCAAACAACACCCAGAAGTTGAATTATCTGTTGCTAAAGATATTGTTTGGCTTGGGTATGAATATTTATGCCTTTCGAAAAGGCCCAATCCGCTCCGACCGCTTCGACTTATTAAAATCCCATATTGTATTTTCAAGGGTATGTATTTACTTAAGAAAGGAATTTCCTTAGCCAAAACAAATGAAGAAAGGAAAAGCCTTAAGGGACTGGCCGCATATTATCGAGTGGATCTATTGCATAGCTGGGGAAATATTTTAATGCTTTTTGGGTGTTATACCGTACGTATTTTTGCTTTTTATTTCCGTTGGATTGAATCGTTATATAGCGATATCGATAAGAATTTTGATGTAATGAAAACGGCCTACTATTGGTTGCGTCATTTAGAGACAAAATTGCTTGGTAGAAAATTTATTGATAAAAAAGAGCTTAAAGAAATAAAGGATAGGCTTGATGAATTACAAATTCAGAACGACTTAGTGCAAAACAATCCTCAATCCGGGAATACGCGTGCTTATCGAGCTTTGCTTTATTATCTGATTGATCATAATATGGGTAAGGCTAAAGAGGAAATAAACGGGTCTGACAAAGAATGGAGAAAAAAGTGTAAAGGAATAGCATCTGGTTGGAGACGCACTGTGCTTTTTAAACGATTTATTGGTTTGAAAAAACCGACTTTTCTTGATGCATTATGGTTGTTCCTAAAAGAAGCTGATGCTACCTGA
- a CDS encoding ABC transporter permease — protein sequence MKALQNIMGGFYAQGELAVIGLGYNIMLLWQTFFQLQYLPRRIKDLVHQIELSAFGGFPVALIVGTFTGMVLALQAGIELARYGQEENIGALVAASMCREMGPVMTGYILAGLIGSTMAAELGTMKVSEEIDALEVMSINPVNFLVLPRVVAMALVCPLLTIYTNLIGILGGAVIGNMILNVNFNLYFRYAQESLDLKDIYSGLFKSFVFGITIALVGCAQGLRAQNGAAGVGRATMRAVVISFIAILIFDYLLTWLFYWTLSS from the coding sequence ATGAAAGCTCTGCAAAATATCATGGGTGGCTTCTACGCCCAGGGAGAGCTTGCCGTAATCGGACTTGGCTATAATATCATGCTTTTATGGCAAACCTTCTTCCAGCTGCAATATCTTCCGCGGCGCATTAAAGACCTGGTGCACCAGATAGAACTAAGCGCCTTCGGCGGATTCCCGGTGGCACTGATTGTAGGCACTTTTACCGGAATGGTGCTGGCACTGCAGGCGGGGATAGAACTCGCCCGATACGGGCAGGAAGAAAATATCGGGGCGCTGGTGGCTGCTTCCATGTGCCGTGAAATGGGACCGGTCATGACCGGATACATCCTGGCGGGCTTAATCGGCTCCACCATGGCGGCGGAACTGGGCACCATGAAGGTATCCGAAGAAATAGACGCCCTGGAAGTGATGTCCATTAACCCGGTAAATTTCCTGGTCCTGCCGCGCGTCGTGGCGATGGCTTTGGTTTGCCCCTTACTTACCATCTACACAAATTTAATCGGCATCCTGGGCGGCGCGGTAATCGGCAATATGATTCTCAATGTCAACTTTAACCTGTATTTCCGCTACGCGCAGGAATCGTTGGATTTAAAAGATATTTACAGCGGGCTTTTCAAGTCGTTTGTATTCGGTATTACCATAGCTCTGGTCGGCTGTGCCCAAGGTTTGCGCGCCCAGAACGGGGCTGCCGGAGTCGGCCGGGCAACCATGCGTGCGGTCGTTATCTCTTTTATCGCCATATTGATATTTGATTATTTGCTGACGTGGCTCTTCTACTGGACGTTGAGCAGTTAA
- the rplS gene encoding 50S ribosomal protein L19, with amino-acid sequence MNIMEEISKDYLRKKEFKFDIGDTVDVHVKVMEGDKERIQIFNGIVIARKGGGVNETFIVRRIVQGEGVERIFPVHSPNVTKIAIKRSGESTRRAKLYYLRDRVGKAAKLKDTIVPGAEEEVPEEMKEKPEEKAEAKAESKAEAKPEAKHEPKAEAKEAKKETPAEAKK; translated from the coding sequence ATGAACATCATGGAAGAGATTTCAAAAGATTATCTCAGGAAAAAGGAATTCAAGTTCGATATCGGCGATACGGTCGATGTCCACGTCAAGGTAATGGAAGGCGACAAGGAAAGAATCCAGATATTTAACGGAATCGTCATCGCCCGTAAAGGCGGCGGCGTGAACGAGACCTTCATCGTCCGGCGCATCGTCCAGGGCGAAGGCGTGGAGCGTATTTTCCCGGTCCATTCACCCAATGTCACTAAAATCGCAATTAAGAGAAGCGGAGAAAGCACCCGCCGCGCCAAGCTCTATTATCTGAGGGATAGGGTCGGCAAGGCCGCCAAGCTCAAGGACACCATCGTGCCCGGAGCCGAAGAGGAAGTGCCGGAAGAAATGAAGGAGAAGCCGGAGGAGAAGGCCGAAGCGAAAGCGGAGAGTAAGGCAGAGGCTAAGCCGGAAGCAAAGCACGAGCCGAAAGCGGAAGCCAAAGAAGCCAAGAAAGAAACTCCTGCTGAAGCTAAAAAATAG
- the galT gene encoding galactose-1-phosphate uridylyltransferase produces the protein MSELRKDPILGRWVIIAAERAQRPDDFKHPEVQANPTNCPLCEGKESTTPPEILALRNPNSKPNGPGWHVRVVPNKFPALRIEGNPDKRGKGIYDRMNGIGAHEVIVETPQHITSMAPLPEEHIRDILLVYRERLLDLKKDPRFNYGLIFKNVGNAAGASLEHTHSQLVATPIVPIRINQEMIGSKNFYDYRGRCIFCDIISQELEEKERLVINDEHFVAINPFASRFPFETWIMPKQHMTHFENISQSMIPGLARILKNIFVRLEKVLHNPPYNMLIHTTPFNMDSSEHYHWHIEIIPRITRVAGFEWGTGFYINPMSPESASVFLREIT, from the coding sequence ATGTCAGAACTGAGAAAAGACCCGATTTTAGGACGGTGGGTAATCATCGCCGCGGAACGTGCGCAGAGGCCGGATGATTTCAAGCATCCGGAAGTGCAGGCTAATCCCACTAACTGCCCTTTGTGCGAAGGCAAGGAATCAACCACCCCGCCTGAAATACTCGCTCTTCGTAATCCCAATTCCAAGCCCAACGGTCCGGGCTGGCACGTCCGGGTGGTCCCCAATAAATTTCCCGCATTGCGAATCGAAGGCAATCCGGATAAACGCGGTAAAGGAATATATGACCGGATGAATGGCATCGGCGCACATGAAGTAATTGTGGAAACGCCCCAACATATTACATCCATGGCGCCGCTTCCGGAAGAACATATCAGGGATATACTCCTGGTCTACAGGGAAAGATTACTCGATCTGAAAAAAGACCCTCGTTTTAATTACGGATTGATATTCAAAAATGTCGGCAATGCGGCCGGGGCATCGCTGGAACACACGCATTCGCAATTGGTTGCCACTCCGATTGTCCCCATCAGGATTAACCAGGAAATGATCGGCAGCAAGAATTTCTATGATTACCGCGGCCGCTGCATTTTCTGTGACATCATCTCGCAGGAACTGGAAGAAAAAGAGCGGCTGGTCATAAATGACGAACACTTTGTCGCCATCAATCCTTTTGCCTCACGTTTTCCTTTTGAAACATGGATTATGCCCAAACAACACATGACGCACTTTGAGAATATCTCGCAGAGCATGATTCCCGGACTGGCGCGGATTTTGAAGAATATCTTCGTGCGACTGGAAAAAGTGCTGCATAACCCGCCTTATAATATGCTGATACACACCACGCCTTTTAACATGGATTCCTCCGAACATTACCACTGGCACATAGAAATAATACCGCGCATCACGCGCGTTGCCGGATTTGAATGGGGAACCGGCTTTTATATTAATCCGATGTCTCCGGAAAGCGCTTCGGTCTTTTTACGCGAGATAACTTAA
- the trmD gene encoding tRNA (guanosine(37)-N1)-methyltransferase TrmD yields MRIDVVTLFPNMFKGFLKESIVKRAQTKRLVTIKLHNLRDYTLDKHRKVDDRPFGGGPGMVLMVEPIVRAIEAIEKTIKPARRSAGGGRAHKILFSPAGRVFSQARAKALAKRENLILLCGHYEGFDERIKELIEFEELSIGKYVLSGGEIPAAVVIDSVIRLVPNVLGNPNSAVEESFSKGDKLDFPNYTRPRVYKGIAVPEVLLSGNHDEINKWRSLRANR; encoded by the coding sequence ATGCGGATAGATGTCGTTACTTTGTTCCCGAATATGTTCAAGGGCTTTCTTAAGGAAAGCATCGTTAAACGGGCGCAAACCAAACGGCTGGTAACGATTAAACTGCATAACCTCCGGGATTATACCCTGGATAAGCATCGCAAGGTCGATGACCGCCCCTTCGGCGGCGGGCCCGGAATGGTCCTGATGGTTGAACCAATAGTGCGCGCTATCGAGGCGATAGAGAAAACCATCAAGCCTGCCCGCCGTAGCGCAGGCGGGGGCAGGGCGCATAAGATTTTGTTCTCGCCTGCCGGCAGGGTTTTTTCCCAGGCACGGGCGAAAGCCCTTGCCAAAAGGGAAAACCTGATTCTGCTCTGCGGGCATTATGAAGGGTTTGACGAGCGGATAAAAGAGCTCATCGAGTTCGAAGAGCTCTCTATCGGCAAATACGTTCTTTCAGGTGGAGAAATACCGGCGGCAGTGGTGATAGATTCCGTAATCCGGCTGGTTCCGAATGTCCTGGGTAATCCGAACTCGGCCGTGGAGGAATCGTTCAGCAAGGGCGATAAGCTGGATTTCCCCAATTATACCCGGCCCCGGGTTTATAAGGGAATCGCGGTTCCGGAGGTGCTTCTTTCCGGCAATCACGATGAGATTAATAAATGGCGCAGTTTGAGGGCTAATAGGTAG
- a CDS encoding trypsin-like peptidase domain-containing protein, with product MKADNYNLKTAALADRDYQYYLFAPVYVVGCSLGLSPRPSSGIISAINFDSVEVSAPILPGNSGGPVYTADTHELIGIAVWVRLCGNQLVTTMAGIVPISEIYDFLDSATKTLRHQEKLSDFVPSWQINHRKELDYAESNVEFLAGCGQGGYQNRFGSHPEENRKIIATHRQLQALRGTVNSLAQLRIESVKNIATPLTCWKGLPIIRVSLKCNGAGEKHRSPPMSSRGALCLCGKRRM from the coding sequence CTGAAAGCTGACAACTATAATCTAAAAACTGCTGCGTTAGCAGATAGGGATTATCAATATTATCTGTTTGCCCCTGTTTATGTCGTTGGTTGCTCGTTAGGTTTATCTCCAAGACCGTCTTCAGGAATCATCTCGGCTATTAACTTTGATTCGGTGGAAGTTTCCGCGCCTATCTTACCCGGTAATTCCGGTGGTCCGGTTTACACGGCAGATACGCACGAGTTAATCGGTATCGCAGTATGGGTTCGGTTATGCGGTAATCAACTTGTTACTACCATGGCGGGTATCGTGCCCATCTCGGAAATATACGATTTCCTGGATTCAGCCACCAAGACTCTAAGACACCAAGAAAAACTTAGTGACTTTGTGCCTTCGTGGCAAATAAACCACAGGAAGGAGTTAGACTATGCTGAAAGTAATGTCGAGTTTCTGGCTGGGTGTGGTCAGGGCGGTTATCAAAATCGTTTTGGCTCTCATCCGGAAGAAAATAGAAAAATAATCGCCACTCATAGGCAGTTACAGGCGTTAAGGGGTACTGTGAACTCTTTGGCGCAACTGCGTATAGAGAGCGTTAAAAATATAGCCACGCCCCTTACCTGTTGGAAGGGACTCCCTATTATTCGGGTGTCCCTGAAGTGCAACGGAGCGGGGGAAAAGCACAGAAGTCCCCCGATGTCATCTCGGGGGGCTCTGTGTCTCTGTGGCAAAAGGAGAATGTAA